A single genomic interval of Mustela nigripes isolate SB6536 chromosome 7, MUSNIG.SB6536, whole genome shotgun sequence harbors:
- the LOC132021741 gene encoding tRNA (adenine(58)-N(1))-methyltransferase non-catalytic subunit TRM6 isoform X1 has translation MEGSGELPDPQPPHPGDHRIRDGDFVVLKREDVFKAVQVQRRKKVTFEKQWFYLDNVIGHSYGTTFEVTNGGSLQPKKKKEEPASETKEAGTDNRNIIDDGKSQKLTQDDIKALKDKGIKGEEIVQQLIENSTTFRDKTEFAQDKYIKKKKKKYEAIITVVKPSTRILSIMYYAREPGKINHMRYDTLAQMLTLGNVRAGNKMIVMETCAGLVLGAMMERMGGFGSIIQLYPGGGPVRAATACFGFPKSFLSGLYDFPLNKVDSLLNGTFSAEMLSSEPKDGASAEESNGTLEEKQTSEQENEDNVTEAQESHHPPEQETMEIVSQDPDYKESKEKGSKKDYIQEKQRRQEEQRKRHLEAAALLSERNSDGLIVASRFHPTPLLLSLLDFVAPSRPFVVYCQYKEPLLECYTKLRERGGVINLRLSETWLRNYQVLPDRSHPKLLMSGGGGYLLSGFTVAMDNLKADPSLKSNASTLESHKTEEPAAKKRKCPESDS, from the exons AAAAGTAACTTTTGAAAAACAGTGGTTCTATCTGGATAACGTCATTGGCCATAGTTATGGAACCACATTTGAAGTGACCAATGGAGGAAGCCTTCAGcctaagaagaagaaggaagagcctGCTTCAG AGACCAAAGAAGCAGGCACTGATAATCGAAATATAATTGATGATGGGAAATCTCAGAAACTTACTCAAGATGACATAAAAGCTTTAAAGGACAAAGGCATTAAAGGAGAG GAAATAGTTCAGCAGTTAATTGAAAATAGTACAACATTCCGGGACAAGACAGAATTTGctcaagataaatatataaaaaagaagaaaaagaa gtATGAAGCCATCATTACTGTTGTGAAGCCATCCACCCGCATTCTTTCAATTATGTATTATGCAAGAGAACCTGGAAAAATTAA ccACATGAGATATGATACACTAGCCCAGATGTTGACTTTGGGAAATGTCCGTGCTGGTAATAAAATGATTGTAATGGAAACCTGTGCAGGCTTGGTGCTGGGTGCAATGATGGAACGGATGGGAG gTTTTGGTTCCATTATTCAGCTGTACCCTGGAGGTGGACCTGTTCGGGCAGCAACAGCATGTTTTGGATTCCCCAAATCTTTCCTCAGTGGTCTTTATGATTTCCCACTCAACAAAGTGGACAGTCTCCTAAATGGAACATTTTCTGCGGAGATGTTATCTTCAGAGCCTAAAGATGGTGCTTCTGCTGAAGAAAGTAATGGCACCCTGGAGGAAAAACAGACTTcagaacaggagaatgaagaCAACGTGACAGAAGCGCAAGAGAGCCATCACCCACCGGAACAGGAAACGATGGAAATCGTCTCGCAAGATCCAGACTATAAGGAGtctaaagagaaaggaagcaaaaaggaTTAT attcaggaaaagcagaggagacaagaagagcaaaggaaaagacaCTTAGAGGCTGCTGCtctgctgagtgaaagaaactcAGATGG tttaatTGTTGCTAGTCGTTTCCATCCCACTCCACTCCTGCTGTCTTTGCTAGACTTCGTGGCCCCTTCCAGACCGTTTGTGGTCTACTGTCAGTATAAAGAG CCCCTGTTGGAATGCTACACAAAACTGCGGGAAAGAGGAGGGGTCATCAACCTCAGGCTGTCGGAAACCTGGCTCAGGAATTACCAG GTTTTGCCAGATCGAAGTCATCCCAAACTACTGATGAGCGGAGGTGGGGGGTACCTTCTCTCAGGCTTCACTGTCGCCATGGATAACCTTAAAGCCGACCCCAGTCTCAAATCCAACGCAAGCACTTTAGAATCACACAAGACTGAAGAGCCAGCAGCTAAAAAACGGAAATGCCCGGAGTCTGACTCTTAA
- the LOC132021741 gene encoding tRNA (adenine(58)-N(1))-methyltransferase non-catalytic subunit TRM6 isoform X2: MYYAREPGKINHMRYDTLAQMLTLGNVRAGNKMIVMETCAGLVLGAMMERMGGFGSIIQLYPGGGPVRAATACFGFPKSFLSGLYDFPLNKVDSLLNGTFSAEMLSSEPKDGASAEESNGTLEEKQTSEQENEDNVTEAQESHHPPEQETMEIVSQDPDYKESKEKGSKKDYIQEKQRRQEEQRKRHLEAAALLSERNSDGLIVASRFHPTPLLLSLLDFVAPSRPFVVYCQYKEPLLECYTKLRERGGVINLRLSETWLRNYQVLPDRSHPKLLMSGGGGYLLSGFTVAMDNLKADPSLKSNASTLESHKTEEPAAKKRKCPESDS; the protein is encoded by the exons ATGTATTATGCAAGAGAACCTGGAAAAATTAA ccACATGAGATATGATACACTAGCCCAGATGTTGACTTTGGGAAATGTCCGTGCTGGTAATAAAATGATTGTAATGGAAACCTGTGCAGGCTTGGTGCTGGGTGCAATGATGGAACGGATGGGAG gTTTTGGTTCCATTATTCAGCTGTACCCTGGAGGTGGACCTGTTCGGGCAGCAACAGCATGTTTTGGATTCCCCAAATCTTTCCTCAGTGGTCTTTATGATTTCCCACTCAACAAAGTGGACAGTCTCCTAAATGGAACATTTTCTGCGGAGATGTTATCTTCAGAGCCTAAAGATGGTGCTTCTGCTGAAGAAAGTAATGGCACCCTGGAGGAAAAACAGACTTcagaacaggagaatgaagaCAACGTGACAGAAGCGCAAGAGAGCCATCACCCACCGGAACAGGAAACGATGGAAATCGTCTCGCAAGATCCAGACTATAAGGAGtctaaagagaaaggaagcaaaaaggaTTAT attcaggaaaagcagaggagacaagaagagcaaaggaaaagacaCTTAGAGGCTGCTGCtctgctgagtgaaagaaactcAGATGG tttaatTGTTGCTAGTCGTTTCCATCCCACTCCACTCCTGCTGTCTTTGCTAGACTTCGTGGCCCCTTCCAGACCGTTTGTGGTCTACTGTCAGTATAAAGAG CCCCTGTTGGAATGCTACACAAAACTGCGGGAAAGAGGAGGGGTCATCAACCTCAGGCTGTCGGAAACCTGGCTCAGGAATTACCAG GTTTTGCCAGATCGAAGTCATCCCAAACTACTGATGAGCGGAGGTGGGGGGTACCTTCTCTCAGGCTTCACTGTCGCCATGGATAACCTTAAAGCCGACCCCAGTCTCAAATCCAACGCAAGCACTTTAGAATCACACAAGACTGAAGAGCCAGCAGCTAAAAAACGGAAATGCCCGGAGTCTGACTCTTAA
- the LOC132021742 gene encoding secretogranin-1-like isoform X1, translating to MQPAVFLGFLGAAVVAAVSSVPVDNRNHNEEMVTHCIIEVLSNALSKSNAPPITPECRQVLKKSRKEVKDEEKSENENTRFEVRLLRDPADASEAHRPSGMEEARAPGEEDTQDPTVADTEEGGHSREGASEPQGDLFPSDRQVSKEANPHHSEKIEEEDRKEEGREKYQKREHGKDGSEEKNVEDLGETQNAFLNKRNQATAKKKEELEARYGLHSAGPPEEKTHSRERNSQESGEDTRSQEKHTQESKSQVGSKEESEESEEDAEPDVDKRRWKPRHHHGRTRPDRSSQEGKPPSEEKGHLREESEDSNVGTVSLGEKRDRHPAHYRASEEEPEYGEEVRSYQAVHAPKDLEQGRYGGRGSEEYRAPRPPSEESQEEDKRNRPSSELDNIAQGYNEESEEERGREGGHLHRARGGEPGAYSIPDNKEEKRFLGEGHHHVQDNQMDKARRRPQGEWREQDRNYLNYGEERDEEEAQGKWQQQEDLEDATESREEARLQGKQYGPHYTTDKRKRLGELLNPYYDPSQWKTSRFERKDNMDDNFLEGEEENGLTLNEKNFFPEYNYDLWEKKPFEEDVNWGYEKRNLSPKLDLKRQYDRVAELDQLLHYRKKSAEFPDFYDSEEQITPRRAAENEKDRAGQGVLTEEEEKELENLAAMDLELQKIAEKFSGNRRG from the exons ATGCAGCCGGCCGTGTTTCTCGGCTTCCTGGGAGCGGCGGTGGTGGCCG cAGTCAGTTCTGTGCCAGTGGATAACAGGAACCACAATGAAGAAATG GTGACTCACTGCATCATTGAGGTTCTCTCAAATGCCTTGTCGAAGTCCAACGCTCCACCCATCACCCCTGAGTGTCGCCAAGTCCTGAAAAAGA GTAGAAAAGAAgtcaaagatgaagagaaaagtgaaaatgaaaacacacggTTTGAAGTAAGATTGTTAAGAGACCCAGCTGATGCCTCAGAAGCCCATAGGCCTTCTGGGATGGAGGAAGCAAGAGCCCCAGGAGAGGAGGACACCCAAGACCCCACAGTGGCAGACACAGAGGAAGGTGGGCACAGCCGAGAAGGAGCGAGCGAACCCCAAGGGGACCTCTTCCCCTCTGACAGACAAGTCTCCAAAGAAGCAAACCCACACCATTCTGAGAAAATCGAGgaagaggacaggaaggaagaagggagggagaaatatcAGAAAAGGGAGCATGGGAAAGATGGcagtgaagagaaaaatgtgGAAGACCTAGGAGAGACACAGAATGCCTTTCTCAACAAAAGAAACCAGGCTACagctaagaaaaaagaagagttagAGGCCAGATATGGTCTACACTCTGCTGGGCCCCCTGAGGAAAAGACACACAGCCGGGAGAGGAACAGCCAGGAGAGTGGAGAGGATACAAGAAGCCAGGAGAAACACACTCAAGAGTCTAAAAGCCAAGTTGGGAGCAAGGAAGAATCTGAGGAAAGTGAGGAAGAtgctgagcctgatgtggacaAACGACGCTGGAAGCCAAGACACCACCACGGGAGGACCAGGCCTGACAGGTCCTCTCAAGAAGGGAAACCTCCCTCCGAGGAAAAGGGACACCTCCGTGAGGAATCTGAGGACTCAAACGTGGGCACAGTCAGTTTAGGGGAAAAGAGGGACCGCCATCCAGCCCACTATAGGGCTTCAGAGGAAGAACCTGAATATGGGGAAGAAGTGAGGAGTTACCAGGCTGTCCATGCTCCCAAGGATCTGGAGCAGGGACGATATGGGGGCAGAGGAAGTGAGGAGTACAGGGCTCCAAGACCTCCCAGTGAGGAGAGCCAGGAGGAGGATAAGAGAAATCGCCCCAGCTCAGAGCTTGACAACATAGCACAGGGATATAAcgaagaaagtgaggaagagaggGGCCGTGAGGGGGGACATCTCCacagagccaggggaggggaacCAGGTGCATATTCCATTCCagacaacaaagaagaaaaacggTTCTTGGGTGAAGGACACCACCATGTCCAAGACAACCAGATGGACAAGGCAAGGAGGCGCCCACAAGGCGAGTGGAGGGAGCAGGACAGAAATTACCTCAACTATGGTGAGGAAAGGGATGAGGAAGAAGCCCAAGGGAAATGGCAACAGCAGGAGGACCTAGAAGATGCTACAGAAAGCAGGGAGGAAGCTAGGCTTCAAGGCAAACAGTATGGTCCCCATTACACCACTGACAAGAGGAAGAGATTAGGGGAGTTGCTCAACCCATACTATGACCCTTCCCAGTGGAAGACCAGCCGTTTTGAGAGGAAAGACAACATGGATGACAATTTTCTtgagggggaagaggaaaatgGGCTGACCTTGAATGAGAAGAATTTCTTCCCAGAATACAACTATGACTTGTGGGAGAAAAAGCCCTTTGAGGAGGACGTGAACTGGGGATACGAGAAGAGAAATCTGTCCCCCAAACTGGATCTGAAAAGGCAGTATGACCGAGTGGCTGAACTAGACCAGCTTCTTCATTACCGGAAGAAGTCAGCCGAATTTCCAGACTTCTATGATTCTGAGGAGCAGATAACCCCACGCCGTGCAGCAGAGAATGAAAAGGACAGGGCTGGCCAGGGAGTTCTGACAGAGGAAGAG gAAAAGGAACTTGAGAACTTGGCTGCGATGGATCTAGAACTACAGAAAATAGCTGAGAAGTTCAGTGGTAACCGAAGGGGCTGA
- the LOC132021742 gene encoding secretogranin-1-like isoform X2: MQPAVFLGFLGAAVVAVSSVPVDNRNHNEEMVTHCIIEVLSNALSKSNAPPITPECRQVLKKSRKEVKDEEKSENENTRFEVRLLRDPADASEAHRPSGMEEARAPGEEDTQDPTVADTEEGGHSREGASEPQGDLFPSDRQVSKEANPHHSEKIEEEDRKEEGREKYQKREHGKDGSEEKNVEDLGETQNAFLNKRNQATAKKKEELEARYGLHSAGPPEEKTHSRERNSQESGEDTRSQEKHTQESKSQVGSKEESEESEEDAEPDVDKRRWKPRHHHGRTRPDRSSQEGKPPSEEKGHLREESEDSNVGTVSLGEKRDRHPAHYRASEEEPEYGEEVRSYQAVHAPKDLEQGRYGGRGSEEYRAPRPPSEESQEEDKRNRPSSELDNIAQGYNEESEEERGREGGHLHRARGGEPGAYSIPDNKEEKRFLGEGHHHVQDNQMDKARRRPQGEWREQDRNYLNYGEERDEEEAQGKWQQQEDLEDATESREEARLQGKQYGPHYTTDKRKRLGELLNPYYDPSQWKTSRFERKDNMDDNFLEGEEENGLTLNEKNFFPEYNYDLWEKKPFEEDVNWGYEKRNLSPKLDLKRQYDRVAELDQLLHYRKKSAEFPDFYDSEEQITPRRAAENEKDRAGQGVLTEEEEKELENLAAMDLELQKIAEKFSGNRRG, translated from the exons ATGCAGCCGGCCGTGTTTCTCGGCTTCCTGGGAGCGGCGGTGGTGGCCG TCAGTTCTGTGCCAGTGGATAACAGGAACCACAATGAAGAAATG GTGACTCACTGCATCATTGAGGTTCTCTCAAATGCCTTGTCGAAGTCCAACGCTCCACCCATCACCCCTGAGTGTCGCCAAGTCCTGAAAAAGA GTAGAAAAGAAgtcaaagatgaagagaaaagtgaaaatgaaaacacacggTTTGAAGTAAGATTGTTAAGAGACCCAGCTGATGCCTCAGAAGCCCATAGGCCTTCTGGGATGGAGGAAGCAAGAGCCCCAGGAGAGGAGGACACCCAAGACCCCACAGTGGCAGACACAGAGGAAGGTGGGCACAGCCGAGAAGGAGCGAGCGAACCCCAAGGGGACCTCTTCCCCTCTGACAGACAAGTCTCCAAAGAAGCAAACCCACACCATTCTGAGAAAATCGAGgaagaggacaggaaggaagaagggagggagaaatatcAGAAAAGGGAGCATGGGAAAGATGGcagtgaagagaaaaatgtgGAAGACCTAGGAGAGACACAGAATGCCTTTCTCAACAAAAGAAACCAGGCTACagctaagaaaaaagaagagttagAGGCCAGATATGGTCTACACTCTGCTGGGCCCCCTGAGGAAAAGACACACAGCCGGGAGAGGAACAGCCAGGAGAGTGGAGAGGATACAAGAAGCCAGGAGAAACACACTCAAGAGTCTAAAAGCCAAGTTGGGAGCAAGGAAGAATCTGAGGAAAGTGAGGAAGAtgctgagcctgatgtggacaAACGACGCTGGAAGCCAAGACACCACCACGGGAGGACCAGGCCTGACAGGTCCTCTCAAGAAGGGAAACCTCCCTCCGAGGAAAAGGGACACCTCCGTGAGGAATCTGAGGACTCAAACGTGGGCACAGTCAGTTTAGGGGAAAAGAGGGACCGCCATCCAGCCCACTATAGGGCTTCAGAGGAAGAACCTGAATATGGGGAAGAAGTGAGGAGTTACCAGGCTGTCCATGCTCCCAAGGATCTGGAGCAGGGACGATATGGGGGCAGAGGAAGTGAGGAGTACAGGGCTCCAAGACCTCCCAGTGAGGAGAGCCAGGAGGAGGATAAGAGAAATCGCCCCAGCTCAGAGCTTGACAACATAGCACAGGGATATAAcgaagaaagtgaggaagagaggGGCCGTGAGGGGGGACATCTCCacagagccaggggaggggaacCAGGTGCATATTCCATTCCagacaacaaagaagaaaaacggTTCTTGGGTGAAGGACACCACCATGTCCAAGACAACCAGATGGACAAGGCAAGGAGGCGCCCACAAGGCGAGTGGAGGGAGCAGGACAGAAATTACCTCAACTATGGTGAGGAAAGGGATGAGGAAGAAGCCCAAGGGAAATGGCAACAGCAGGAGGACCTAGAAGATGCTACAGAAAGCAGGGAGGAAGCTAGGCTTCAAGGCAAACAGTATGGTCCCCATTACACCACTGACAAGAGGAAGAGATTAGGGGAGTTGCTCAACCCATACTATGACCCTTCCCAGTGGAAGACCAGCCGTTTTGAGAGGAAAGACAACATGGATGACAATTTTCTtgagggggaagaggaaaatgGGCTGACCTTGAATGAGAAGAATTTCTTCCCAGAATACAACTATGACTTGTGGGAGAAAAAGCCCTTTGAGGAGGACGTGAACTGGGGATACGAGAAGAGAAATCTGTCCCCCAAACTGGATCTGAAAAGGCAGTATGACCGAGTGGCTGAACTAGACCAGCTTCTTCATTACCGGAAGAAGTCAGCCGAATTTCCAGACTTCTATGATTCTGAGGAGCAGATAACCCCACGCCGTGCAGCAGAGAATGAAAAGGACAGGGCTGGCCAGGGAGTTCTGACAGAGGAAGAG gAAAAGGAACTTGAGAACTTGGCTGCGATGGATCTAGAACTACAGAAAATAGCTGAGAAGTTCAGTGGTAACCGAAGGGGCTGA